The genomic region TTTACACTTCTACCAAGCAGGTTAACCAGTTTTTCAGGCGTTTTAACGGTGAAGAGGACATCAAAGGAGAACGTTACTATCCCGAGGATAAGGATTACCGCAATCCTGCTCTCAGGAAAAATTACCTCGGTAATCTGTTCAATAATGAAAACACATACCTGACAGCTGCACTAAAAGCAGAATTCATCAATCATTTGCTGGATAAAGAGGATCCGGTCTTTCTGGCATTTCATGACGGTGAATGGTTTGCTGAAGTCACTACAACTTTTAATTATCAGGGTATCGAAAAGTTTCTGACGCTCTTTCTTCAACTGGAAAATGATACTGTCGGTTCAAAATGGGTGATCACCAATGTTTATTTTGAGCCTTTTGCCAGGGTATTTGCCGATCAGGACAGCCTCCGTTTTTCCGGTCAGAAGTTTCTTCATCCCATGAGCCATGAGCTTGATTTCATGAACCTGGTCAGAACATTTGCTGATAAATCAAGCCTGGAACATTATCTGGCCTGGAAATACAGGCCGGACTACCTTACTCTTTTCATTTATGAGTTTAAGAATGGCAACCTTAAGTTTAATACTATCACAAAGGTGAAATTTCATTTTTTCCAGGTGAATGGATGGTATTTTGAACTATCGGATTTTAACCGGCAGGGCTATAATACCGGCTGGCTGATATCTTCTCTTATGAAGATCAACAAAGAAGAAAAAGATGTCCTGATGAAATACATCTACCATGAATAAATCTACCCTTATTGCCCTTATTTTTCTTACTTTCATCCTTATCTGGATTTTCCCGGTCGGGGCCTGGTCACAACAGGAAAGCAAGGCTGATACAAACCTGAAAAAGGTTGAAAATTACCAGGAACAAATCAGGAGGCTGATGGGATTCCTTGAATTTTCCCTTAATACCCTTGGTAGTTCTGAGACATCAACCAAAGAAAAAGAAATCCTCATTAATGAAAGCTACCAGAAAGCATTTCTTCATGAGAAAGTGCAAATAGAGGACGATCTGGATGAGAACCGGGAAATTCTAACCTATAAAGATGTACAAGCTTATCTTAAAGATGTCGATTTCTTTTTCAAAGAAGCCACTTTCGGCTTTGACATACAGGACATTCAGTCATTGACCAATGATCTTGGAATGACTTATTTTAAAGTTACAGCCAATCGAAATCTGCAGGCGGTAACAGTGGAAGATGAAAAGATCAATAATAATAAAACCAGGTATATTGAAATAAATCTTGACGAAGACGAACAGGTGTTGAAAATAGCAAGTATTTACACTACCCGCCTTAATGAGGCCCAGGAGATGATGACCTGGTGGAATGCGATGCCATCCGGATGGAAAGATATCCTGGGATCAGAATACATGGTGATGGAGGATGTCCGGTTAAGCCAGATCGATTTCCTTAATGATACTACCTTTCTGGTTGTCCATGAGGTGCCTGAGATTATCCAAAAAGAATCCTTCATATACATAGGCAATGATAGCTTGCTGATTTTTGAAAATGATACTATTTTGAGAGAGATCTACGATACAGTGCCGGCTGGTAAAAACAACAGCTTGCGTATGTTAAAGGATATTACCAGGCGCGAGGGCCTTGAAGTTCCTGGAAATCTCTTCGTCCTTGATCTTTACCCGGTGGATCAGATGTCTGAACTCAGATCGCTGAATATTTCCAACACCCTGATTTTCGACCTTTTCCCTGCCCGAAACCTGACCAAGCTGGTTTCCCTCAACATTTCCGGGACCGGTATTGCTGACCTGGGCCCTATCCGGTATAATACGCAGATCAGGGAATTATATCTCGACAGTTCATCGGTCAGAACGTTATTACCGATCCAGAATTTTGCCGCACTGGAGGTGCTGCATTTCAACAACACACAGGTTGATAGCCTGCTTCCGGTCAGGCATTTAAATAACCTGAAGGATCTGCGCCTGGAAAACACTCCGGTGAGCGATTTATCGGCACTTGGCAACCTTACAAACCTTGAAAACCTTAGTATTTCCGGTACCCAGATCGACAGCCTTACCTCTCTTCAGTATCTTATCACCCTGAAGCGCATCAGCTTCGAAAATACCCGGATCAGTGACCTGGGCCCTTTATCACGGCTGGACAGCCTTGAATTTATCGATGCGGATCAGACGCAGGTCGCCAATCTTGCACCACTTGGCAGTATACCGGCTTTAGAGAAAGTATATTGCGACCAGACCCTGATAACCCGCAACATTGCCAATGCTTTCATGGCAGGCCATCCCGATGTGCTTATTATCTATGAAAGCCAGGAACTGACCTCGTGGTGGGCCGGGCTAAATCTCGACTGGCAAAATGTTTTCAGGAGTTATGTCATTCTCGATCCCAAACCATCCCGTGAGCAACTGCATCAGTTAACCTTGCTCAGCGAGATCAATATTGAAGGAAATGATAATATCACCAGCCTGGAGCCTTTGGCCAAGCTGACCAACCTCAAAGAGATCCAGGCGGGTGGAACTTACATCAGCGATATCGGCCCACTTGCCGAACTCATTGATTTAAAAATATTGGGTTGTGCCGACACACGCGTCAGTGACCTGAAACCTCTTCAGCCATTGGTGCAACTGGAAAAGCTTGATTTTTCCAGTACACTGCTGGATTCATTGGATGGGTTAAATACATTGAGCCGATTACAGATCTTGCAGATTGACAGGACCGGTGTCGATAATCTTCAGCCTGTGATGGGCTGCAAGGATCTGCGCTTCATTTATTGCGATAATACAAAGGTAGGGAAACTTGATATAGACAAGTTCCTCGATAACAATCCCAACTGCCTGATCATCTATCAGACTAATCTGCTTAACAGTTGGTGGAGCAGCCTTTTACCTGCATGGAAAAAGGTATTCCGGGTTCATACCCAGGTTGATGAACCTCCTACCCGTGAGCAACTCCAGACCCTGGCCGGACTGAATGTTTTAGACATGGCCGGAAGTCGTGAAATCACTTCTCTGGAGCCACTTACAACCTTGAACCGACTTGAAGAACTAAGCCTTGCAAACGGTACTTTGCAGGATATTACACCACTACGTGATCTGGTGAGGCTGAAAAAGCTTAATCTGAGCGGCAACCCGGTCTCCAATCTTTCCCCAATAAGTTCTTTGCCCAGCCTAATGCAGCTCGACATCAGCAATACGGCCATCGGCAAGCTGGATGCTGTTAAAACCCTGGTCTCGCTGGAGTACCTGAATTGTTCGGGCACACAGATAAAAAAACTCGACCCGTTAGCCTACCTGCCAAATTTGATAAAACTGGAGTGTTTCAATACCGGGATCAACAACCTTAAGCCTCTGACCGGACTGCTGCATCTCAGGCAGTTAGTGTGCTACAACACCAAGCTCTCGAAAAAGAAAGTGGAAGCTTTTAAATTGCTTATGCCGGAGTTGGAGGTGGTCTTTTATTAGTTCAAAGTTCAAAGTTCAAAGGGCAAAGTTCAAAGGGCAAAGTTCAAAGTGCCCAATTGTCCTCTACGTTCTCAAATAACTCGCCCCGTTCATATCGAGGATGCAACCGGTCATATATTCTGTGCCGGAAGAGGCAAGGAGCGTGATGGCATTGGCAAGTTCCCCGGGGGTTGCAAAGCGGTTCATCGGGCTTTGCGCGGCGACAGCTTTTCCCTGTTCACTTTCCAGGATTTCATGCGTCATGTCAGTATCTACCCATCCAGGAGCAATCGTATATACCTGGACGTTTTTATCGGCTAATGCCCAGGCCATCGACTGGCCAAAGGAATTCATTGCAGCTTTCCCTGCGCCGTAAGGCAGAGCATGGGGTTCTCCACGGAAGGCACCACGCGAAGAGACATTAATGATCTTCCCTCCTCCTTGTGCAATCATTTGCTTTGCGACAAGGAAAGAAAGATTGGCCATACCTGTGAGGTTAGTATCGATGGTTTTTTTCCAATGCTGTTGCCATTCTTCATAATCCAGTTCCCACCAGCGGGTTTCTTCGTAAATACCGGCATTGTTTACCAGGATATCGATCCTTCCTTTCTGCCTTAATACTTTATCGAAGAGTCGCTTTACATCGTCGGGCACTGACAGGTCTGCTTTCAGCAGCATGTGACATGACCCTGGCAGGCTATTAAAAGTCTCCCTGGCTTTATATATATCTTTTGAATAATGAACGATGACAGTGGCGCCAGATTCAGCGAACTTTAGTGCGGTTGCGGCTCCGATGCCCCGGGAGGAGCCGGTGATGAGAACGATTTTGTTATCAAAACGGATGTTCATAATATACTTTGTATGATCTCCCTCAGCCCTTCATAATCCTTCGCTACCGGGAACTGCGGGAAGTCCCTTATCACATTTTCGGGTGGACGGAAGAGTATCCCGTATTCAGCCTGCGCCAGCATAGAAGTGTCGTTATAAGAATCCCCTATGGCTATGACAGTATAATTCAGGTTTTGGAGAGCCTGAACCACTTTGCGTTTCTGGTCGTGCTGGCGCAACAGGAAGTCAGAGATAAAACCCTCCCCGTCGATGACCAGCTCATTACAGAACAATGTCGGCCGGTTCAGTTGGGCTATCAGCGGATCGGCGAACTGGATGAAGGTGTCTGATACAATCACCATCGGGACCTGTTGTTTGATCCATTCGAGCAATTCCAGTGCGCCATCAAGTGGCCGGATGGTAGCAATCACATCCTGGATGTCTTTCAGTTTCAGCCCCTTTTCCCTCAAAAGGGCCATGCGGAAGCGCATCAGTTTCCCATAATCGGGTTCATCGCGGGTCGTTTTTCGAAGTTCCGGAATGCCGGTCTTTTCCGCGACATTAATCCAGACTTCAGGAATGAAAACACCTTCTAAATCGGAGCAAAGAAAGTTCATATAATGTAAAATTGTTAAATTGTTAGTATTTTATCATCTCACCGTTCCACCGTTTCACCGATTCACTTAAAATTCGATCTTAAATATTCCTTAAACGCAGCATATTCATTCTGCATGCTTCCGTAGCTTTCTTCTTTATTTTCAATTCCCTGTAAGCTTGGCGGCAATTCTGGGTCAAATCCCAAAAGCTTGTTGATTTCTTCCGGAAACTTAGCCGGGTGTGCCGTTTCAAGTGAAACGAATAGCTGATCTTTGTCGGGGTCATTGCCTTTATCTTTCAAATAGGCCTGCAAACCTGCCCAGCCGACGGCCCCGTGGGGTTCCAGAAGGACATTATGGTCTTCCCAGGTAGCTTTAATCGTTTTCCTGGTGGTTTTGTCAGTTATGCTCACAGAAAAAAGTTCTTTCCGCATCATCTCCATATCTGCTAGTCTGCTTATCCCTCCTTTTTCATTCATCATCCCGCCATAAAGTGCAACCAGCCTGGCCAGGTTACTCGGATGGCCGACATTCATCGCACTGGAGATGCAATTGCGGGAGGGCTCTACTTTTCGATATTCCCCTGTTGCCAGATACTTTGGGAATTCATCGTTATCATTAACCCCAATGATAAAGCGTTTCACAGGCAGTCCCATTTTCATGGCAAGCACCCCTCCCATCATATCACCAAAATTTCCTGAAGGAACGGAAAAGATCACATTGTCATCAGGGTTTCCAACCCTCAGACGGGCAAAGGCATAAAAATAATAGACGATCTGCGGGACCAGCCGGCCGATATTGATCGAATTTGCAGATGAAAGGTTCATGTGCATCAGATCAGGATCGGAAAAGGCTTCTTTGACAAGGGCCTGGCAATCATCAAACTTGCCGTCAATCGATATCACCTTGACATTTTTCCCAAGTGTTGTCATTTGTTTCCGCTGACGGTCAGTGACCTCTTTTTCCGGAAAAAGAATCACTATTTTGATATTATTGAGACCGTAAAAAGCATTGGCAATGGCGCTGCCGGTATCGCCCGAGGTGGCAGTCAGGATCAGGAGGCTCCTGTTTTCCAGCGCCAGGTAATAATGCATCAGGCGGCTCATCATCCTTGCGGCAAAGTCTTTGAAAGAGGCCGTCGGGCCCTGATCAAGACGCATGATATATTTCCGCTGGTAAACCGGTTCGAGCGGGACTGGATAGTTGTAAGCCTCCTTTACGATCCTGCGCAACTCATCCGGAGGTATTTCGCCTGCCAGGTATTTCGCCGTTACATCATAGGCAATCTCATGATAAGGTTTATTGATAAAGGATTTTATCTCATCTGCACTCAGTTGCGGGATAATTTCGGGCAAATAAAGTCCTTTATCGGGCGCCTGGCCCTGCAGGAGCGCCTCACGGAAGCTGATTGACGGAGATTTACGGTTAGTTGAATAATAGAGGGTTCCTGGCATATTTAAATCAAGGTATATCTGGCTGATTCCTTACTTTGGATTGAATGGTTAACCGATTAATCGCGAATTTCATTTATAGAAATCTCATCAAGGCCATCCGGGTGCATTTGACAGAAAGCCTTGCTGTTTAACTCGTCATATTTGATTTCCACTTCCATGTCGCCGACTTTAAATTCATCCGGAAGGTTTTTCGGCGAATAAAATTCTGAATTAATTTCGATAAGCCAGCCACAACCAGCTAAGGGTAAGCTTTCATCACGGATTGTAGCATTTACAAATTTATCATCCTTTTTACAGGCTGAAATGGCCAGGAGGAAAATCAGGAAGAGCAGTGAAAGTCTTTTCATTTTTTGCAATAAAGTTACATTATTCACACATTTGTGTAAAACAGGCCTGTAACATCTATACCATTTCGGTTTATTCGTATCCGCTTTTTATGACGGTCAGGATCATTTTGAACCGCCCGTTTGGTTTTACAAAATTGGGCGCATGAGCAGGTATTACGATTGACTGGCCTGTCAGCAGGAAATTGGATACCCCGCTGATTACGATCTCCGCCTTACCGTCAATGATTTGAGCGAAGGTGTCAAAGGCAGTGGTTTTTTCGGTTAACCCTTCGCCACTGTCGAATGACATTACGCTGATATTTCCTGTCGATTTTTTTAGAATCGTTTTGATGACCACAGAATTGGGTATATATTCGATTATCTCCACTGTGATGTGTGCTTTTGATTTTTCAACTTCTGCAATATCCATTTTGTTTGATTTTTGATTTATTTCTTCTTACCTTTTCCACCGCCATGATGTCCGGTACTTTCATGGCCATGACCACCTCCTTTGTTATCATGCTTATCTCCTTTGTAATTATGGTTGCCTTCGTTAGATTTTTTTTCGCCGGAGTTTCCTTTTCCCGGCCTCTCACCAAAGGTTTTTTGCTCCGGACCATGGTAGCCTCTTGCATATTTCGTTTTATGCTCCTTAAAATGTGTGTAAGGAGTGTCACCGTGATAGTCCGTCATCACTACTTTATATCCGCTGTACAAATCATAATTTCTGTACCGCCCAGGAAGATTAGCTCTGCGAATCCATGCCCCTCCTCCATAATAAATAAACATGGACGATTGAACATCATAATAGGCTTCCACATCTGGCAGGTAGTAATAACGCACTTCGGTATATCCGACAGGACCCCATGGCGGAGGCGAACCAATAGTCACATTCACTGATACCTGCGCCTGCACTGCGCCTGAAAGAAACAACACCATTCCTATAACGATTAATTTCAAAGCCTTCATCTCATATAAATTAAATTATGAATTAATTTTAACAGTACAAAGGTCAGTACTTTAGTTCCGGAAAGTGTTACACAATTTTAGAAAAAAATTACATCATTCACACATTAAATAAAAGGAGCCTTCCCAAAAGGGCGGCTCCTTTCTACTGTACTTATGCCGAAGTCAACTGTGATGGTACTGGCTTCGGCAGGGTATTTTATTTGGAAACGATTTTCTAAATAATACGACGATAACTTACAAATACACCGATGGCGATCAGGGCGCCTCCGAGAACGAGGGCCCAGGTAGAGATGGGAATTGATGGTGGTGGCTCCAACGGTCTGTTCATTGTGCTACCACCAGCGAATGTCACTGCCGCATTTCTTGCAAGTAATCTGCCTTCTATTCTGGCATATGAATTCATGGTTATAGATGTTAAGGCCAATACGTTACCGTAAAAATCTGTATAGTTTCCAATGGTCGCTGAACTGCCAACCTGCCAAAAGACGTTATCAGCCAGAGCGCCTCCGGTAAGGATAACATTGCCACCTGACCCAGACGGAAAAGGTCCACCGCCTACTGTAGTAAAGTCAGATGCTATCTGAAAAATCCATACGGCATCTGCATCACCCTGAGCATCAAGTGTCAGATTGCCTGATTGTATTAAAAGTGTAGAGGTTGATTTATAAATGCCCGCGTAAAGTGTTGTGCCGCCCTGATCACCTGATACTGTAACGGGCGCCGGGGCGGATGCTCCTGCAGCATCAAGATACGCATTGGTAAGGTCCAGTTTGGCCTGTAAAAGCATGGCAGCCACACCCGGAGGGGCAACATCATCGGCAGCGTAAATCGCTCCATTCACTACGCTGGAAGGAGGAACTCCTGTGATGGAAGAACGAAAGCCCGGACTTAACCCAACATCCATATCATTAATCACACTAGGGACTCCGCCGAAGGTGATTGCTGTACCTGCGAGAACCCCGAAGTCGGCAGCCGAATTAAGATCAGGTGCAATCTGTCCGAAATTCACATTTGGCATAAAAAACAGCATAGCCACTGTTAATGCTTTGAGTAGTTGTGTTTTCATTTTATTTTGTTTTAATATTAAAATTATTTGTAAGTTCTTGACAATAAAATAATTAGCTTGGCAATGCGCGTTTAATACTTGTTTTTCCTGGTATTAAACAATAGATATTTTCACATCTAAGCACAAACTTATAACATTTAAAAGTAAAAAGCAAATATTTATCTATAAAACTTTTAAAAAACCCGGTAAAAGACAATTTTTCATTCTTCTGAAGAATTTATACCAATAAATTTCAATAAGAATATTCAAAGATATGGAATATTAATTGAAGGGGGAGATTATTGAACTCCGGAATGTTCCTGGGTGCGTTAACAGAAAAGGTGAAACGATTAATGAGG from Bacteroidales bacterium harbors:
- a CDS encoding SDR family oxidoreductase, which translates into the protein MNIRFDNKIVLITGSSRGIGAATALKFAESGATVIVHYSKDIYKARETFNSLPGSCHMLLKADLSVPDDVKRLFDKVLRQKGRIDILVNNAGIYEETRWWELDYEEWQQHWKKTIDTNLTGMANLSFLVAKQMIAQGGGKIINVSSRGAFRGEPHALPYGAGKAAMNSFGQSMAWALADKNVQVYTIAPGWVDTDMTHEILESEQGKAVAAQSPMNRFATPGELANAITLLASSGTEYMTGCILDMNGASYLRT
- the thrH gene encoding bifunctional phosphoserine phosphatase/homoserine phosphotransferase ThrH, which encodes MNFLCSDLEGVFIPEVWINVAEKTGIPELRKTTRDEPDYGKLMRFRMALLREKGLKLKDIQDVIATIRPLDGALELLEWIKQQVPMVIVSDTFIQFADPLIAQLNRPTLFCNELVIDGEGFISDFLLRQHDQKRKVVQALQNLNYTVIAIGDSYNDTSMLAQAEYGILFRPPENVIRDFPQFPVAKDYEGLREIIQSIL
- the thrC gene encoding threonine synthase encodes the protein MPGTLYYSTNRKSPSISFREALLQGQAPDKGLYLPEIIPQLSADEIKSFINKPYHEIAYDVTAKYLAGEIPPDELRRIVKEAYNYPVPLEPVYQRKYIMRLDQGPTASFKDFAARMMSRLMHYYLALENRSLLILTATSGDTGSAIANAFYGLNNIKIVILFPEKEVTDRQRKQMTTLGKNVKVISIDGKFDDCQALVKEAFSDPDLMHMNLSSANSINIGRLVPQIVYYFYAFARLRVGNPDDNVIFSVPSGNFGDMMGGVLAMKMGLPVKRFIIGVNDNDEFPKYLATGEYRKVEPSRNCISSAMNVGHPSNLARLVALYGGMMNEKGGISRLADMEMMRKELFSVSITDKTTRKTIKATWEDHNVLLEPHGAVGWAGLQAYLKDKGNDPDKDQLFVSLETAHPAKFPEEINKLLGFDPELPPSLQGIENKEESYGSMQNEYAAFKEYLRSNFK
- a CDS encoding cupin domain-containing protein, which codes for MDIAEVEKSKAHITVEIIEYIPNSVVIKTILKKSTGNISVMSFDSGEGLTEKTTAFDTFAQIIDGKAEIVISGVSNFLLTGQSIVIPAHAPNFVKPNGRFKMILTVIKSGYE
- a CDS encoding ice-binding family protein, translating into MKTQLLKALTVAMLFFMPNVNFGQIAPDLNSAADFGVLAGTAITFGGVPSVINDMDVGLSPGFRSSITGVPPSSVVNGAIYAADDVAPPGVAAMLLQAKLDLTNAYLDAAGASAPAPVTVSGDQGGTTLYAGIYKSTSTLLIQSGNLTLDAQGDADAVWIFQIASDFTTVGGGPFPSGSGGNVILTGGALADNVFWQVGSSATIGNYTDFYGNVLALTSITMNSYARIEGRLLARNAAVTFAGGSTMNRPLEPPPSIPISTWALVLGGALIAIGVFVSYRRII